In one window of Arthrobacter pascens DNA:
- a CDS encoding MFS transporter: MPSKVVAGVSLAVLALTFMLNAMDRQVFPPLLGTISKEYGFNLQAGGLLATIFTLGMAIAGIPAGFLVERFSRKTVLIFSIVIYSLGTLATPLASSWGDMALYRIISGLGEGMQAAALFAAVGAFFHNRRGLALGVLGFAFGLGATFGPPLGVMFSANFGSWRAPFTIFGLLGLVIAVVAMFVVSPKFTERAISMTGVEGSYDYMPAKAYNRNSLAIAAASGCGALALYGFLGLYPTFLTTQLHVSTGEAALALSFVGIGGVAGLFGGWIGDRINQRTLLIVSLVVMAVVGVLIYVVQASFAWQCVFACLMGVFGTGVFFPNTNSAIQRAVRPYQVGRAAGLFVTCYYGSAAFSGLLFAALVPALGWQGAGLLQVTLLPLLAAAIMLIVRPALFNNAVPAAAH, encoded by the coding sequence ATGCCCTCCAAGGTCGTTGCCGGTGTTTCGCTCGCCGTGCTGGCCCTGACCTTCATGCTTAACGCGATGGACAGGCAGGTCTTCCCGCCCTTGCTGGGCACCATCAGCAAGGAATACGGGTTCAACCTGCAGGCGGGCGGACTGCTGGCCACAATCTTCACTTTGGGGATGGCCATTGCAGGCATCCCTGCGGGCTTCCTGGTCGAGCGCTTTTCGCGCAAGACGGTCCTGATATTCAGCATCGTGATCTACTCCCTGGGCACGCTGGCAACGCCGCTGGCCTCCTCCTGGGGCGATATGGCCCTGTACCGGATCATCTCGGGGCTGGGTGAAGGGATGCAGGCCGCGGCACTGTTCGCCGCTGTGGGCGCCTTCTTCCACAACCGCCGCGGCCTTGCCCTCGGTGTCCTGGGCTTCGCTTTCGGTCTGGGTGCTACCTTCGGCCCGCCTTTGGGTGTCATGTTCTCCGCCAACTTCGGATCCTGGCGGGCTCCGTTCACCATCTTCGGGCTGCTCGGCCTGGTGATCGCCGTCGTGGCCATGTTCGTCGTCAGCCCCAAGTTCACCGAGCGCGCCATCAGCATGACCGGCGTCGAAGGCTCCTACGATTACATGCCGGCCAAGGCCTACAACCGCAACTCCCTGGCCATCGCTGCCGCTTCCGGCTGCGGTGCCCTCGCCCTCTACGGGTTCCTGGGCCTGTACCCGACGTTCCTGACCACTCAGCTTCACGTGTCCACCGGGGAGGCCGCGCTGGCTCTCAGCTTCGTGGGCATCGGCGGCGTGGCCGGTCTGTTCGGCGGCTGGATCGGCGACCGCATCAACCAGCGGACCCTGCTGATCGTTTCCCTGGTCGTCATGGCGGTGGTCGGCGTGCTGATCTACGTAGTACAGGCATCCTTCGCCTGGCAGTGTGTGTTCGCTTGCCTGATGGGTGTGTTCGGTACCGGCGTCTTCTTCCCCAACACCAACAGCGCTATCCAGCGCGCGGTCCGTCCGTACCAGGTCGGGCGTGCCGCCGGCCTGTTCGTCACGTGTTATTACGGATCGGCCGCCTTCTCCGGGCTGCTGTTTGCGGCGCTGGTGCCCGCGCTGGGCTGGCAGGGAGCCGGCCTGCTGCAGGTCACGCTGCTGCCGCTGCTGGCTGCCGCGATCATGCTGATCGTGCGGCCTGCCCTGTTCAACAACGCCGTCCCCGCGGCCGCTCACTGA
- a CDS encoding LacI family DNA-binding transcriptional regulator has product MVTTKDIAAHLQLSVSTVGRALANDTRISEETKARVRQAASELGYVGNHAARMMRGAPSNVVGLVIPDIRNSFYYTIAHELSAIMAGEDYQLMLAETFDDRLIERRHLRELSASRAAGVVIAPTPNPHNDSVGMLRGMPHVQLLRRHASLGAQWFGLDDQRALQDATTHLLDLGHTRIAYIGAPADLPTGRERLEGYHQALRDRSVPIRSNLVELGPPASPEHAREAVRRLLNRPSPPTAVVLGSVLHTVGVLDGLLEMDVDVPSELSVVGFGDQSGFSWWGPGLTTISLPIGDVATSCGLWFIRRLNNPPAGNDPYESASVGWLVPRGSTAAPPAVTRERSA; this is encoded by the coding sequence ATGGTCACGACGAAGGATATCGCTGCACATCTGCAGCTGTCAGTGTCGACCGTCGGCCGTGCCCTGGCCAATGACACCCGCATCAGTGAAGAGACGAAGGCCCGCGTCCGCCAGGCGGCCTCGGAACTGGGCTACGTGGGCAACCACGCTGCCAGGATGATGCGGGGAGCCCCGAGCAACGTGGTGGGACTCGTCATTCCCGACATCCGCAACAGCTTCTACTACACCATCGCCCACGAATTGTCGGCGATCATGGCCGGTGAGGACTACCAGCTGATGCTGGCCGAGACATTCGATGATCGCCTCATCGAGCGCCGCCACCTTCGCGAACTGTCCGCCAGCCGCGCAGCCGGCGTAGTGATCGCTCCGACCCCAAACCCGCACAATGACTCCGTCGGCATGCTGCGCGGTATGCCACACGTCCAGTTGCTGCGAAGGCACGCGTCACTAGGTGCTCAGTGGTTCGGCCTGGATGACCAGCGGGCGCTCCAGGACGCCACCACCCACTTGCTGGATCTGGGCCACACGCGGATCGCGTACATCGGCGCGCCCGCCGACCTGCCCACAGGCCGGGAACGGCTGGAGGGCTACCACCAGGCGCTTCGCGACCGGAGCGTCCCAATACGTTCCAACCTTGTCGAACTAGGCCCCCCGGCGTCGCCCGAGCACGCCCGGGAAGCTGTGCGCCGGCTCCTGAACCGGCCAAGCCCGCCCACCGCCGTCGTGCTTGGATCTGTACTGCACACCGTAGGCGTGCTGGACGGCTTGCTGGAGATGGACGTCGACGTCCCCTCGGAGCTGTCCGTGGTCGGCTTCGGCGATCAGAGCGGGTTCTCCTGGTGGGGCCCCGGCCTCACCACGATCAGTCTTCCCATCGGCGACGTCGCCACGTCCTGCGGGCTGTGGTTTATCCGCAGGCTCAACAATCCGCCGGCCGGAAACGACCCCTACGAGTCGGCATCCGTGGGCTGGCTCGTGCCGCGTGGCAGCACTGCCGCACCACCCGCGGTGACGCGCGAGCGCTCCGCCTAA